From the Manihot esculenta cultivar AM560-2 chromosome 3, M.esculenta_v8, whole genome shotgun sequence genome, one window contains:
- the LOC110610649 gene encoding protein ALTERED PHOSPHATE STARVATION RESPONSE 1 produces the protein MGCAQSKVDNEESVARCKERKILMKEAVVARNAFAAGHSGYAISLKNTGAALSDYAQGEVQDSHSHLLEPPIEPISQPPPPPPPPPSMDSLPPPPPLPNFSPSPIPIKRALSMPAIPMMPHLKPGEKIDSMAIAEEDEDDDELDHGARNGIANDNKTKNKDLNGSRGPPNGKVRPEETPDSSPRTLENHAVPPMPESKNMAWDYFFKVDDMPGPSLEPEVDTHRNVNTFGSVEDLSVRFGGIENPTGAEVDAVEPKTPEKPEEHLATVAEEEEEEEDKEPKKERHIEHSKTAPPDFRVVGKKVVQVPTVNLMQVLSEIDDHFLKASESAQEVSKMLEATRLHYHSNFADNRGYVDHSARVMRVITWNRSFRGAPNGEGGKDELDSEDYETHATVLDKLLAWEKKLYDEVKQGELMKLEYRKKVALLNRQKKRGASAESLEKTKAAVSHLHTRYIVDMQSMDSTVSEVNDIRDKQLYPKLVELVEGMAKMWNSMCMHHNGQLKIVTDLKSLDVSHSVKETTRHHHERTKQLCNVVQGWHSQFEKLATHQKQYVQTLNNWLKLNLIPIESSLKEKISSPPKVPNPPIQALLHSWHDYLEKLPDEVAKSAISSFAAVIKTIELHQEEEMKLKEKCEETRKEFLRKNQAFEEWYQKYMQRRTPTDEADAERGEDANSKDPISERQFVVESLKKRLEEEVEAHQRHCIQVREKSLGSLKLRLPELFRAMSDYAHACSDAYEKLRALTQLQNSSHGPPQ, from the exons ATGGGTTGTGCTCAGTCTAAAGTGGACAATGAAGAATCGGTGGCCAGGTGTAAGGAGAGGAAAATCCTCATGAAGGAGGCTGTGGTTGCTCGAAATGCCTTCGCTGCTGGTCATTCTGGCTATGCTATTTCTCTTAAGAATACGGGTGCTGCACTTAGTGATTACGCTCAAGGTGAAGTCCAAGACTCCCATTCCCACCTCCTCGAACCTCCCATTGAACCCATTTCTCAGCCGCCTCCTCCTCCCCCTCCTCCGCCCTCGATGGACAGCttgcctcctcctcctcctctgcctAATTTCTCTCCTAGTCCCATACCCATCAAGCGCGCGTTGAGCATGCCTGCGATCCCCATGATGCCGCACCTGAAGCCCGGGGAAAAAATCGATTCCATGGCCATTGCAGAGGAAgatgaggatgatgatgaaTTGGATCACGGAGCTCGAAATGGGATTGCTAATGATAATAAGACTAAGAATAAAGATTTAAACGGGTCGCGGGGCCCACCAAATGGGAAGGTGAGACCAGAGGAAACGCCGGACTCCTCACCAAGGACACTGGAAAATCACGCCGTACCACCAATGCCAGAGTCCAAGAATATGGCTTGGGATTACTTCTTTAAGGTGGACGACATGCCAGGGCCGTCTTTGGAACCTGAAGTTGACACCCATAGAAATGTCAATACCTTTGGCAGTGTTGAAGATTTGAGCGTTCGATTTGGTGGTATCGAGAATcccactggtgctgaagttgaTGCAGTTGAGCCTAAGACGCCGGAGAAACCGGAGGAACACTTGGCTACTGTGgcggaggaggaagaggaggaggaggataagGAGCCTAAGAAGGAGAGGCACATTGAGCATTCGAAAACAGCACCTCCTGATTTTAGAGTGGTAGGGAAGAAAGTGGTTCAAGTTCCAACAGTGAATTTAATGCAGGTTTTGAGCGAGATTGATGATCATTTCTTAAAGGCATCGGAGAGCGCACAGGAGGTTTCAAAGATGCTCGAGGCTACTCGCTTGCATTACCACTCGAATTTTGCAGACAATAGAG GATATGTTGATCATTCTGCCAGAGTTATGCGTGTCATCACATGGAATAGGTCATTCAGGGGTGCTCCTAATGGTGAAGGTGGCAAGGATGAACTTGATTCTGAAGATTATGAGACTCATGCCACTGTGTTAGATAAATTATTAGCGTGGGAAAAGAAGCTCTATGATGAAGTAAAG CAAGGTGAGCTTATGAAGCTTGAGTATCGGAAGAAGGTTGCTTTGCTAAATAGACAGAAGAAGCGTGGTGCCAGTGCTGAATCCTTGGAAAAAACAAAAGCAGCTGTAAGCCATCTGCATACAAGATATATAGTTGATATGCAGTCCATGGACTCTACTGTTTCAGAAGTCAATGATATACGTGACAAGCAGTTGTATCCAAAACTCGTTGAACTGGTTGAAGG GATGGCCAAAATGTGGAACAGTATGTGCATGCATCACAACGGCCAGCTAAAGATTGTAACAGACCTCAAGTCCCTTGATGTCAGCCATTCTGTGAAGGAAACCACCCGGCACCATCACGAACGTACCAAGCAACTTTGTAATGTCGTGCAAGGTTGGCATTCACAATTCGAAAAACTTGCCACTCATCAGAAGCAATATGTTCAAACTCTCAATAACTGGTTAAAGTTAAATCTAATCCCAATTGAGAGCAGCTTGAAAGAGAAAATATCATCTCCACCAAAAGTCCCAAATCCCCCTATCCAAGCCCTCCTACATTCATGGCATGACTATCTAGAAAAGCTTCCAGATGAGGTGGCCAAATCTGCTATTTCATCTTTTGCTGCTGTTATAAAAACCATAGAACTGCATCAGGAAGAAGAGATGAAGCTAAAGGAGAAGTGCGAGGAAACGAGGAAGGAGTTTCTTCGTAAGAATCAGGCATTTGAAGAATGGTATCAAAAGTACATGCAGCGGAGAACGCCAACTGATGAAGCAGATGCTGAAAGAGGTGAAGATGCAAATTCTAAGGATCCTATATCAGAGAGGCAATTTGTGGTGGAGAGCTTGAAGAAGAGATTGGAAGAAGAAGTTGAAGCTCACCAAAGACATTGCATTCAGGTGAGAGAGAAGTCACTTGGAAGTCTAAAGCTTCGTTTGCCGGAGCTATTCCGTGCCATGTCAGACTATGCTCATGCTTGCTCTGATGCCTATGAGAAATTGAGAGCTCTCACTCAATTGCAGAATTCAAGTCATGGCCCTCCACAGTGA